The following proteins are encoded in a genomic region of Sorangiineae bacterium MSr12523:
- a CDS encoding DUF899 domain-containing protein, whose amino-acid sequence MDIDQHEIVSRDEWQKARKALLAKEKEFTRLRDELSATRRQLPWERVETNYVFEGPDGPETLADLFGGKSQLVVYHFMFRPEAERGCPNCSFWADNFNGIVTHLEHRDVRFVAISRAPLAKLLAFRNQLGWSFEWVSSGGNTFNQDYAVSFSPEDVARGHFKYNYNDTHRAYGVDMPGISVFYKDATDATDAVFHTYSTYSRGIDMMNTAYHYLDLVPKGRDEETDGAMSWLRYRDRYER is encoded by the coding sequence ATGGACATCGACCAACACGAAATCGTATCGCGAGATGAATGGCAGAAGGCGCGCAAAGCGCTTTTGGCGAAGGAAAAGGAGTTCACGCGGCTGCGCGACGAGCTGAGTGCAACGCGGCGGCAGCTTCCCTGGGAGCGTGTGGAGACCAACTACGTCTTCGAGGGTCCCGACGGGCCGGAGACGCTGGCCGATCTCTTCGGGGGAAAGAGCCAGCTCGTGGTCTACCATTTCATGTTCCGGCCGGAGGCCGAACGAGGGTGCCCGAACTGCTCCTTCTGGGCGGACAACTTCAACGGCATCGTCACGCACCTGGAGCACCGCGACGTCCGCTTCGTGGCCATCTCGCGAGCACCGCTGGCCAAGCTCCTCGCCTTCCGAAATCAGCTCGGGTGGAGCTTCGAGTGGGTTTCCTCCGGAGGCAACACCTTCAACCAAGATTATGCCGTTTCGTTCTCCCCCGAGGACGTGGCAAGAGGCCACTTCAAGTACAATTACAACGACACCCATCGCGCGTACGGCGTCGATATGCCGGGGATCAGCGTCTTCTACAAGGACGCGACAGACGCGACAGATGCCGTCTTTCACACGTATTCCACGTATTCACGCGGAATCGATATGATGAATACCGCCTACCACTATTTGGACCTCGTCCCCAAAGGTCGTGACGAGGAAACGGACGGCGCCATGTCGTGGCTGCGCTATCGGGATCGGTACGAGCGATGA
- a CDS encoding helix-turn-helix domain-containing protein, translating into MDSLITAAALALSAGDALGALQRVALRDDPPALALRGIAMAQLGELARAKELLRKAARGFGPREAVARARCVVAEAEIALASRDLVRSPATLREARATLEAHGDRINAAHARQLEVRWLLLTGHVDEAARALEAIAPPGLPPAMGAVHELLAADIAMRRLRAKDLRAALERARTAATRARIPSLLAETEKAFRILDQPVARLFTRRGPRVASFAEVEAVLASKALVIDAWRHAVRQGRTVVELARRPVLFGIARALAEAWPDDVAREDLLSRVFGAKRPNESHRVRLRVEMGRLRRLLAELAEVRATARGFGLSPQQPTREVVVLARDTDGDDTVVLALLSDGESWSTSSLALALGTSQRTVQRALGTLAAAGKVQSLGSARARRWTASPLAGIAGFTPPLLLPVRLPID; encoded by the coding sequence ATGGACTCGTTGATCACGGCGGCGGCGCTGGCGCTTTCGGCGGGCGATGCGCTCGGTGCATTGCAGCGCGTCGCCCTGCGGGACGATCCGCCCGCCCTGGCGCTGCGGGGCATTGCGATGGCGCAACTCGGCGAGCTCGCGCGCGCCAAGGAGCTCTTGCGCAAAGCGGCCCGCGGCTTCGGCCCGCGGGAGGCCGTGGCGCGGGCGCGCTGCGTGGTCGCCGAGGCTGAAATTGCGCTCGCCTCGCGCGATCTCGTGCGCTCGCCGGCCACATTGCGCGAGGCACGGGCCACCTTGGAAGCACACGGAGACCGCATCAACGCCGCGCATGCGCGGCAGCTCGAGGTGCGTTGGCTCCTGCTCACCGGGCACGTGGACGAGGCCGCGCGCGCTCTCGAAGCCATCGCGCCACCGGGCTTGCCCCCTGCGATGGGCGCCGTTCACGAGCTCTTGGCCGCCGACATCGCCATGCGCCGCCTGCGGGCCAAGGACCTGCGCGCCGCACTCGAGCGGGCCCGAACCGCAGCGACGCGCGCGCGCATTCCGTCGCTCCTCGCGGAAACGGAAAAGGCTTTTCGCATTCTCGACCAGCCCGTGGCGCGCCTTTTCACGCGGCGCGGGCCACGCGTGGCATCGTTTGCGGAAGTGGAGGCCGTCCTCGCGTCGAAGGCACTCGTGATCGATGCGTGGCGCCATGCCGTTCGGCAAGGCCGCACGGTGGTCGAGCTCGCGCGCCGCCCGGTGCTGTTCGGCATTGCGCGCGCTTTGGCGGAGGCGTGGCCCGACGACGTGGCGCGCGAGGATCTGCTGTCGCGCGTGTTCGGAGCAAAGCGCCCCAACGAGTCGCATCGGGTGCGCCTCCGGGTCGAAATGGGCCGCTTGCGCCGCCTGCTCGCGGAGCTCGCCGAGGTTCGCGCCACGGCGCGCGGGTTCGGGCTCTCGCCGCAGCAACCGACGCGCGAGGTGGTCGTCCTGGCGCGTGATACCGATGGAGACGACACCGTCGTGCTGGCGCTGCTTTCCGATGGTGAATCGTGGTCGACCTCGTCGCTCGCGCTCGCGCTGGGAACGAGTCAGCGCACCGTGCAGCGTGCCCTGGGCACGTTGGCGGCCGCCGGAAAGGTGCAATCGCTGGGAAGCGCGCGGGCCCGCCGCTGGACGGCGTCTCCCCTCGCCGGGATTGCCGGATTCACGCCGCCCTTGTTACTCCCCGTTCGTTTGCCCATCGATTAA
- a CDS encoding PQQ-binding-like beta-propeller repeat protein has translation MKRQTAEIVREYGPFEGSPKVHGVTFDGERVWFAAGDKVTAFDPQTGREERSIGVPGSAGTAFDGRHLYQIAEDRIHKIDPKTGNVLSSIPAPGGGGDSGLAWAEGTLWVGEYRARKIHRVDPETGKVLRTITSDRFVTGVTWVDHDLWHGTWEGDESDIRRIDPETGEVLERLDMPQGTGVSGLESNGADMFYAGGGAAGKVRAIKRRRQNG, from the coding sequence ATGAAACGACAAACTGCAGAAATCGTCCGCGAGTATGGCCCTTTCGAGGGCTCCCCCAAAGTGCACGGCGTCACCTTCGACGGAGAACGCGTCTGGTTTGCCGCCGGCGACAAAGTGACCGCCTTCGACCCGCAAACTGGACGCGAAGAGCGGTCCATCGGCGTTCCCGGCAGCGCAGGGACCGCCTTCGATGGACGGCACCTTTATCAGATTGCCGAAGACCGCATTCACAAGATCGATCCCAAAACGGGTAACGTCCTTTCGAGCATTCCCGCCCCCGGCGGCGGTGGCGACTCGGGGCTCGCCTGGGCCGAGGGCACACTCTGGGTCGGCGAATACCGCGCGCGCAAGATCCATCGCGTCGACCCGGAGACGGGCAAAGTCCTCCGCACCATCACGTCCGATCGCTTCGTCACCGGCGTCACCTGGGTCGATCACGATTTGTGGCACGGCACCTGGGAAGGCGACGAAAGCGACATTCGCCGCATCGACCCCGAGACCGGCGAGGTGCTCGAGCGCCTCGACATGCCGCAAGGCACCGGGGTCTCGGGCCTGGAGTCCAACGGGGCCGATATGTTCTACGCCGGGGGCGGCGCCGCAGGAAAAGTGCGCGCGATCAAACGCCGCCGCCAAAATGGCTGA
- a CDS encoding inorganic phosphate transporter, with protein sequence MAVSAPEEFVDSTLESKLKVSKGPGRAGAIGFAVALVGGATYVLAQLVGDLAGVRSSSIVSFVFLGIALLIALGFEFVNGFHDTANAVATVIYTHTLPPHAAVIWSGVWNFIGVLVSSGVVAFGIISLLPVELILQVGSGAGFAMVFALLAAAILWNLGTWYFGLPSSSSHTLIGSIIGVGVANQLMGHRSGTSGVDWGQAKNIGQSLLISPLVGFACAAGLLVLMKVLVKNRRLYEAPEGTKPPPFWIRALLLFTCTGVSFAHGSNDGQKGMGLIMLILIGTVPTAYALNHAIPASHTQDFIAVSHQAVETLQHYAPVDAAVDDARGEVASYIRTRKLGPTTISATQKLVGDISSDMAVFQELAKVPADKTRNFRNDMYLVSEALRLFEKNGQPVITARDRAVLKNYKKHIDDATKFIPTWVKVAVAMALGLGTMVGWKRIVVTVGEKIGKDHLTYAQGASAELVAMATIGAADMFGLPVSTTHVLSSGVAGTMTANKSGLQLSTVRNLLMAWVLTLPISIALSGTLFWAFSHFGGGV encoded by the coding sequence ATGGCCGTTTCGGCACCGGAAGAATTCGTCGACTCGACACTCGAATCGAAGTTGAAGGTCTCGAAAGGCCCCGGCAGGGCCGGCGCCATCGGCTTTGCCGTGGCCCTCGTGGGCGGGGCCACCTACGTGCTCGCGCAGCTGGTCGGCGATCTCGCGGGGGTACGATCGTCGTCCATCGTTTCCTTCGTATTCCTGGGCATCGCGCTCTTGATTGCGCTCGGTTTCGAATTCGTGAATGGCTTTCACGATACCGCCAATGCGGTGGCGACGGTCATCTACACGCATACCTTGCCCCCGCACGCGGCCGTGATCTGGTCCGGCGTTTGGAACTTCATTGGGGTGCTCGTCTCGAGCGGCGTGGTGGCCTTTGGCATCATTTCGCTCTTGCCCGTCGAGCTCATTCTCCAAGTCGGCAGTGGCGCGGGCTTTGCCATGGTGTTTGCGCTTCTTGCGGCCGCCATTCTTTGGAATCTCGGTACGTGGTATTTCGGCCTGCCCTCGTCGAGCTCGCACACGCTCATTGGATCGATCATCGGCGTGGGCGTGGCCAATCAGCTCATGGGCCATCGGAGCGGCACCAGCGGTGTCGATTGGGGGCAGGCGAAGAACATCGGGCAATCGCTGCTCATCTCGCCCCTCGTCGGCTTTGCATGTGCCGCCGGGCTGCTCGTTCTGATGAAGGTCCTCGTCAAGAATCGCCGCCTCTACGAGGCCCCCGAAGGCACCAAGCCTCCGCCGTTTTGGATCCGCGCCTTGCTCCTTTTCACATGCACCGGCGTGAGTTTCGCTCACGGCTCGAACGATGGGCAAAAGGGCATGGGGCTCATCATGTTGATCCTCATCGGCACGGTGCCCACCGCGTACGCCTTGAACCATGCCATTCCCGCGAGCCACACGCAGGACTTCATCGCCGTCTCGCACCAGGCCGTCGAAACCCTGCAGCACTATGCGCCGGTCGATGCCGCCGTCGACGATGCGCGCGGTGAAGTGGCCAGTTACATTCGCACGCGCAAGCTCGGCCCCACCACCATTTCGGCGACGCAAAAGCTGGTGGGCGATATCTCGTCGGACATGGCCGTCTTTCAAGAATTGGCAAAGGTACCCGCCGACAAGACGCGCAACTTCCGCAATGACATGTACCTGGTGAGCGAGGCGCTGCGCCTTTTCGAGAAGAATGGGCAGCCCGTAATCACTGCGCGCGATCGCGCCGTTCTAAAGAACTACAAGAAGCATATCGACGATGCGACGAAGTTCATTCCAACCTGGGTCAAGGTCGCGGTGGCGATGGCCCTCGGTCTCGGGACCATGGTCGGGTGGAAGCGCATCGTCGTGACAGTGGGGGAGAAGATCGGCAAAGACCATCTCACCTATGCCCAGGGCGCGTCGGCGGAATTGGTGGCCATGGCCACCATCGGTGCGGCCGACATGTTCGGGCTCCCGGTGAGCACCACCCACGTGCTTTCGTCGGGCGTGGCGGGCACCATGACCGCGAACAAATCCGGTTTGCAGCTTTCCACGGTTCGCAATCTCCTCATGGCCTGGGTGCTGACCCTGCCCATCTCGATTGCGCTCTCCGGGACGCTGTTCTGGGCCTTCAGCCATTTTGGCGGCGGCGTTTGA
- a CDS encoding GNAT family N-acetyltransferase: protein MKLEIRPVTPDLWPALEDLFGKSGASNGCWCMYWRIGSLYRQRPREENKKALRQIVKRGPPPGLLAFDGETAVGWCQITSRDDLPWLDRGQFARVDEMPVWAISCFYIRRGYRKRGVTGLLIEAALEAAKAAGAPAVEAYPWDASKSTQSDPFTGFMSTFERFGFREVARRKPARPVMRYDFRLRGRKPSNISDV from the coding sequence ATGAAGCTCGAGATACGTCCCGTGACACCGGATTTGTGGCCTGCCCTGGAAGATCTCTTCGGAAAGAGCGGCGCCTCGAATGGTTGCTGGTGCATGTATTGGCGCATCGGCAGCCTCTATCGGCAGAGGCCGCGCGAGGAGAACAAGAAGGCGCTTCGGCAAATCGTGAAGCGCGGGCCACCGCCGGGGCTCCTTGCCTTCGACGGCGAGACGGCCGTGGGCTGGTGCCAAATCACGTCGCGGGACGATCTACCGTGGCTCGATCGCGGGCAGTTCGCGCGGGTGGACGAGATGCCCGTCTGGGCCATTTCCTGCTTTTACATCCGCCGTGGCTACCGCAAACGCGGCGTGACGGGCCTGCTCATCGAAGCGGCGCTCGAGGCGGCGAAGGCCGCGGGCGCGCCCGCCGTCGAGGCTTACCCTTGGGATGCCTCGAAGTCGACGCAGTCCGATCCTTTCACCGGGTTCATGTCGACCTTCGAGCGATTCGGCTTTCGAGAGGTCGCGCGGCGCAAACCGGCGCGGCCGGTCATGCGCTACGATTTTCGCTTGCGCGGGCGCAAGCCGTCGAACATCAGCGACGTGTAG
- a CDS encoding TetR/AcrR family transcriptional regulator, whose amino-acid sequence MERTRAALLQAAIEIAEEDGVGAIGLREAARRAGLTHGAPYRHFENREALVAAVAEEGFRELLERTMEAQANAGDDPLARFQALGVAYFTFAFSHPGQFRVMFGVEAAGKAAHTEAIRAAEAAVFAIAVNAIASAQREGKVAAGDPQELAMVAWSSIHGLAVLVLDGLAQWVGLDVSSPETLARRYTSLMFDGLRPRKRKS is encoded by the coding sequence ATGGAACGAACCCGTGCAGCTCTGCTTCAGGCCGCAATCGAAATTGCCGAGGAAGACGGCGTAGGTGCCATTGGCTTGCGCGAGGCGGCGCGGAGGGCGGGGCTCACGCATGGCGCCCCCTACCGGCATTTCGAAAACCGCGAGGCCTTGGTGGCCGCCGTTGCCGAAGAAGGCTTTCGCGAGCTTCTCGAGCGCACCATGGAGGCGCAGGCCAATGCGGGCGACGATCCGCTGGCGCGCTTTCAGGCCCTCGGCGTGGCGTATTTCACCTTCGCCTTTTCACACCCCGGGCAATTTCGCGTGATGTTTGGCGTGGAGGCCGCGGGAAAGGCCGCCCACACGGAGGCCATCCGCGCGGCGGAAGCGGCTGTCTTCGCCATCGCCGTCAATGCCATTGCATCGGCGCAGCGGGAAGGAAAGGTGGCGGCGGGCGATCCTCAGGAGCTGGCCATGGTGGCATGGTCGTCCATTCATGGCCTCGCGGTGTTGGTGCTCGACGGCCTGGCCCAATGGGTCGGGCTCGATGTCTCGTCGCCGGAGACGCTGGCCCGGCGCTACACGTCGCTGATGTTCGACGGCTTGCGCCCGCGCAAGCGAAAATCGTAG
- a CDS encoding alpha/beta hydrolase family protein has product MIDIAWKLSRKPADDTVINGHIVDRLYARFGRRRAGLFAHGWGDDAVLARLTSAEVFRPSPVKLAITWEGDAGHFESPLAHALPEAVRTARVRRVGSTGSKRRTACVLLAGSREEGFALRESIYGPLTADGIDLVLLENPFYGLRRPPGQDGANLRTVAEHALMNIAIVAEAHALLEALRAEGYERLGIAGYSMGGYMAALTAVFTEAPLAVAALAAGSSPAPVFTRGGLSHSIDFARLGASMLDDAAARKKLFALFDMARITQWPAPVHAESTILLACRRDGYVPASETRALHAHWPKSVLRWVDAGHISALFTERRALRAAVRDAFARLPNDTRSTAT; this is encoded by the coding sequence TTGATCGACATCGCGTGGAAATTATCCCGAAAACCTGCAGATGACACTGTCATCAACGGGCACATCGTCGACCGCTTGTATGCGCGGTTCGGACGGCGCCGCGCGGGCCTCTTTGCGCACGGCTGGGGCGACGACGCCGTCCTCGCGCGGCTGACCAGTGCCGAGGTGTTTCGCCCCTCGCCGGTGAAGCTCGCGATCACCTGGGAGGGTGACGCAGGTCATTTCGAGTCGCCGCTCGCCCATGCATTGCCGGAGGCGGTGCGCACGGCCCGGGTACGCCGGGTGGGCTCCACGGGTTCGAAGAGGCGGACGGCGTGCGTCCTCCTGGCGGGCTCACGCGAGGAAGGCTTCGCGCTGCGCGAGTCCATTTATGGTCCCCTTACGGCGGACGGCATCGATCTGGTGCTGCTCGAGAATCCCTTTTACGGATTGCGCCGCCCGCCGGGGCAAGATGGCGCAAACCTGCGGACGGTGGCGGAGCACGCGCTCATGAACATTGCCATCGTCGCCGAGGCGCATGCCCTGCTCGAAGCGCTCCGCGCCGAGGGTTACGAGCGGCTCGGCATCGCGGGCTACAGCATGGGCGGTTACATGGCCGCGCTCACGGCGGTGTTCACGGAGGCTCCTCTGGCCGTGGCCGCACTGGCCGCCGGCTCATCGCCAGCGCCGGTGTTCACCCGCGGTGGGTTGTCGCACTCCATCGACTTCGCGAGGCTCGGCGCATCCATGCTGGACGACGCCGCCGCGCGAAAAAAGCTATTCGCGCTGTTCGATATGGCCCGCATCACCCAATGGCCTGCCCCCGTGCACGCGGAGAGCACCATCTTGCTGGCCTGCCGGCGCGACGGGTACGTCCCCGCCAGCGAGACGCGGGCGCTTCATGCCCACTGGCCCAAGAGCGTGCTTCGCTGGGTCGACGCCGGGCACATTTCCGCCTTGTTCACCGAGCGGCGAGCCCTTCGCGCCGCCGTCCGCGACGCATTCGCACGCCTACCCAACGACACGAGGAGCACTGCCACATGA